A genome region from Paradevosia shaoguanensis includes the following:
- a CDS encoding glycosyltransferase family 4 protein, protein MTSLLIVTDAWYPQTNGVVHSLDAVGKELERRGYSVQYLTPERFWTVPMPTYPEIRLSLAPIGAVRDIISRMAPDHIHIATEGPLGLQAKFYCLEKGLAYTTSYHTRFPQYVSARVPVPTEWSYAYLRWFHSGAAATLVPTPSIVAELAEHHFENLRIWSRGVDTARFFPGPKSHFHDLPGPHLLYVGRVAVEKNVEAFLRLGTEGTKVVVGDGPQLAELRQAFPDAVFLGKKHGDELAALYRSADAFVFPSKTDTFGNVVIEALASGVPVAAYPVAGPLDILTDPLAGALDDDLDAAVARALTLPRDGARRHAERFTWAAAAEQFRSALVPVAEQQDRAA, encoded by the coding sequence ATGACCAGCCTGCTCATCGTGACCGATGCCTGGTATCCCCAAACGAATGGTGTGGTGCACAGTCTGGACGCGGTGGGCAAGGAACTCGAGCGGCGGGGCTATTCGGTCCAATACCTGACGCCCGAGCGCTTCTGGACGGTGCCCATGCCGACCTACCCGGAGATTCGGCTGTCGCTGGCGCCGATCGGGGCAGTGCGGGACATCATCTCGCGCATGGCGCCCGACCATATCCACATCGCGACCGAAGGGCCGCTGGGGCTGCAGGCCAAGTTCTACTGCCTCGAAAAGGGGCTGGCCTATACGACCAGCTACCACACGCGATTCCCCCAATATGTCTCGGCCCGCGTGCCGGTGCCGACCGAGTGGAGCTATGCCTATCTGCGCTGGTTCCATTCCGGCGCGGCGGCCACGCTCGTGCCGACGCCGAGCATCGTGGCGGAGCTGGCCGAGCACCATTTCGAGAACCTGCGCATCTGGTCGCGCGGCGTGGATACGGCCCGGTTCTTCCCCGGGCCCAAGTCGCATTTCCATGACCTGCCGGGGCCGCACCTGCTCTATGTCGGGCGAGTCGCGGTGGAGAAGAATGTCGAGGCCTTCCTGCGCCTGGGGACCGAAGGCACCAAGGTCGTGGTGGGCGATGGCCCGCAACTGGCCGAGCTGCGACAGGCGTTTCCGGATGCTGTGTTCCTGGGCAAGAAGCACGGCGATGAGCTGGCGGCGCTCTACCGCAGCGCCGATGCCTTCGTCTTTCCGAGCAAGACCGATACGTTCGGCAATGTGGTGATCGAGGCGCTGGCCTCGGGCGTGCCGGTGGCGGCTTACCCGGTGGCGGGGCCTCTCGATATCCTTACCGACCCGCTTGCTGGGGCGCTCGATGATGACCTCGATGCGGCGGTGGCGCGGGCGCTGACCTTGCCTCGCGATGGTGCCCGCCGGCATGCCGAGCGCTTTACCTGGGCGGCGGCAGCGGAGCAGTTCCGCTCGGCTCTTGTGCCGGTAGCCGAGCAGCAGGACCGCGCGGCCTAG
- a CDS encoding Hpt domain-containing protein, translating to MARSLEALFPAAYEAAARRRPIDLVHLAKQTLGDWALECEVLRMFDEVARAYFKRLEASTNSDELLMNLHALRGAASGVGAWGIVDMCKLAEHEVRDGEINPERIDDIAMTVEETRAFITDLLEQEAT from the coding sequence ATGGCTCGTTCCCTCGAAGCGCTGTTTCCAGCGGCCTATGAAGCCGCGGCGCGACGCAGGCCTATCGATCTGGTGCATCTGGCCAAGCAGACGCTCGGCGACTGGGCGCTGGAATGCGAGGTGCTGCGCATGTTCGACGAGGTAGCCCGGGCCTATTTCAAGCGCCTGGAAGCCTCGACCAATAGCGACGAACTGCTGATGAACCTGCACGCGCTGCGTGGCGCGGCCTCGGGCGTGGGCGCCTGGGGGATCGTGGACATGTGCAAGCTGGCCGAGCACGAAGTGCGCGATGGGGAAATCAATCCCGAGCGGATCGACGATATCGCCATGACGGTCGAAGAGACGCGGGCGTTCATCACGGATCTGCTCGAGCAGGAAGCGACCTGA
- a CDS encoding MFS transporter — MSASPRAPGISPELHASFYHFFSYAGGAVASVYLGIWLHEQGMSTEQIGVISAVPVLVMLLINQFIGRIADRASDWRQALVILSILAGTIPIGMFFVDSFWGILLVWTLLTIPAGMIPSMLDAATLRMTQRNGTDFGFVRAWGTVGYTFWAALAGFVVAWLGGVAFIPLFVVVCLARAAVSLQLPRFRGEKRQQAAAQVKPQASRLREVLKPWFVLPILAFAFIQATHSILASFAALVWKDNGISEAFIGPLIATAPAAEAAMMFFWKRFAGKISARHMILLAAVVTIARWTIMAFNPPVWALFILQCTHSVTYAVGYFGLVHFIANWTSEDIAAQAQGFAFIVQQALIVTTLLVFGWLVSGLGSHAFLIASVFGVVALGCVIASLMLKPTKGDSAAVAH, encoded by the coding sequence ATGTCGGCGTCCCCTCGGGCACCGGGCATTTCGCCCGAGCTGCACGCTTCGTTCTATCACTTCTTCTCCTATGCCGGTGGTGCCGTGGCCTCGGTCTATCTCGGCATCTGGCTGCACGAGCAGGGGATGTCGACCGAGCAGATCGGTGTGATCAGCGCGGTGCCGGTGCTGGTGATGCTGCTCATCAACCAGTTCATCGGCCGCATCGCGGACCGGGCCAGCGACTGGCGACAGGCGCTGGTGATCCTTTCGATCCTGGCGGGCACGATTCCGATCGGCATGTTCTTCGTGGACAGCTTCTGGGGCATCCTCCTCGTCTGGACGCTGCTGACCATTCCGGCCGGCATGATCCCATCGATGCTCGACGCGGCGACGCTGCGGATGACGCAGCGCAACGGCACCGATTTCGGTTTCGTGCGCGCCTGGGGCACGGTGGGCTACACGTTCTGGGCGGCGCTTGCCGGCTTCGTCGTCGCGTGGCTGGGCGGAGTGGCCTTCATTCCGCTTTTCGTCGTGGTGTGCCTGGCGCGCGCCGCCGTGTCGCTGCAATTGCCCAGGTTCCGGGGCGAGAAGCGCCAGCAGGCAGCGGCGCAGGTCAAGCCGCAGGCGAGCCGGCTGCGCGAAGTGCTCAAGCCGTGGTTCGTGCTGCCGATCCTGGCGTTCGCCTTTATCCAGGCGACCCATTCGATCCTGGCGTCGTTCGCGGCGCTGGTGTGGAAGGACAACGGCATTTCCGAAGCCTTCATCGGGCCGCTGATCGCGACGGCGCCGGCGGCCGAAGCGGCGATGATGTTCTTCTGGAAGCGGTTCGCCGGCAAGATTTCGGCGCGCCACATGATCCTGCTGGCCGCGGTGGTGACCATTGCGCGCTGGACCATCATGGCGTTCAACCCACCGGTCTGGGCGCTGTTCATCCTGCAATGCACCCACTCGGTCACCTATGCGGTCGGCTATTTCGGCCTCGTGCATTTTATCGCCAACTGGACGAGCGAGGATATCGCGGCGCAGGCGCAGGGCTTTGCCTTCATCGTGCAGCAGGCGCTGATCGTGACGACGCTGCTGGTGTTCGGCTGGCTGGTGTCGGGCCTGGGCTCGCATGCCTTCCTCATCGCCTCGGTATTCGGGGTGGTGGCGCTGGGGTGCGTGATTGCCTCGCTGATGCTCAAGCCGACCAAAGGCGATAGCGCCGCCGTTGCGCACTGA
- a CDS encoding carbohydrate ABC transporter permease, whose product MTDQSLKSEAWALSPGRFPRVGAGWLLTAGTALFAAMWFYPIWATFARSLAGGNFLGEYYRVLTSTQLPLWYLNSVVTSAGVTAGVLFTGATCGYALSQLQFPGRKVLWWLVLASFAVPVQALIVSHFFLMFQFGFINSWAGVILPQLIAPLAVIVYKQHFDGLPKELREAGIMDNASEFRMLWRLFLPLSGGITAGLGIITFIGAWNAFLWPFLVVTKEEKMNVAVAIDQVPGAGNSTVVMAALPAIIVFLVFQKRIIAAITTQGSVKG is encoded by the coding sequence TTGACCGACCAGTCGCTGAAATCGGAGGCCTGGGCGCTTTCGCCGGGGCGGTTTCCGCGGGTGGGAGCCGGGTGGCTGCTGACCGCAGGAACAGCGCTCTTCGCAGCGATGTGGTTCTATCCGATCTGGGCGACGTTTGCGCGTTCGCTGGCGGGCGGCAATTTCCTGGGTGAGTATTATCGGGTGCTCACCAGCACGCAGCTGCCGCTGTGGTATCTCAATTCGGTGGTGACTTCGGCCGGGGTGACAGCGGGTGTGCTGTTTACCGGCGCGACGTGCGGCTATGCGCTCTCGCAATTGCAGTTTCCGGGGCGCAAGGTGCTGTGGTGGCTGGTGCTGGCGAGTTTCGCGGTGCCGGTGCAGGCACTCATCGTCAGCCACTTCTTCCTGATGTTCCAGTTCGGCTTCATCAATTCCTGGGCGGGCGTGATCCTGCCGCAGCTCATCGCGCCGCTGGCGGTGATCGTCTACAAGCAGCATTTCGACGGCCTGCCCAAGGAGCTGCGCGAGGCGGGCATCATGGACAATGCCTCCGAGTTCCGGATGCTCTGGCGGCTGTTCCTGCCGCTGAGCGGGGGCATCACGGCGGGGCTGGGGATCATCACCTTCATCGGCGCGTGGAACGCGTTTCTCTGGCCGTTCCTGGTGGTGACCAAGGAAGAGAAGATGAACGTGGCCGTGGCCATCGACCAGGTACCGGGCGCGGGTAATTCCACGGTGGTGATGGCGGCGCTGCCGGCGATCATTGTTTTCCTCGTGTTCCAGAAGCGGATCATTGCGGCGATTACCACGCAGGGGAGCGTGAAGGGGTAA
- a CDS encoding 2Fe-2S iron-sulfur cluster-binding protein, which yields MTKITYIEPDGTRIEVEAENGSTVMENAIMNGVPGIVAECGGACTCATCHVYVDDAWTETVGGPSVMEEDMLDFAFDVRANSRLSCQIKVRDELDGLEVHVPTRQG from the coding sequence ATGACCAAGATCACCTATATCGAGCCGGACGGAACTCGCATCGAGGTCGAGGCCGAAAACGGCTCGACCGTCATGGAAAACGCCATCATGAACGGCGTGCCGGGCATTGTCGCCGAATGCGGCGGCGCCTGCACCTGCGCAACGTGCCACGTCTATGTCGACGACGCCTGGACCGAAACGGTCGGCGGTCCCTCCGTGATGGAGGAAGACATGCTCGATTTCGCCTTCGACGTGCGGGCCAACAGCCGGCTTTCGTGCCAGATCAAGGTGCGTGACGAGCTGGATGGGCTCGAAGTGCATGTGCCGACACGGCAGGGGTGA
- a CDS encoding SDR family oxidoreductase: MLLKDKVAVIYGAGGHIGGAVARAFARDGAEVFLTGRHRDKVERVAADIAAAGGKAHVAEVDATDKAAIEQHLADLVAQRGQLDISFNAISVFGHLQGTPMVEMTEENFSLPPLTAIKTNFLTTTAAAHHMIERRSGVILAMSSTAAGLSGRDRVFHTTGGFAVACTAVEALSRTLAGEVGKHNIRVICLRSDALPETWPLEGRPPEIAEVEKYMNAGTARGLLPRLSEIADAASFAASSRAAAMTGTILNLTCGSVMDSN, encoded by the coding sequence ATGTTGCTCAAGGACAAGGTCGCCGTGATCTATGGCGCAGGCGGTCACATCGGCGGCGCGGTGGCTCGCGCCTTCGCCCGGGACGGCGCAGAAGTCTTTCTCACCGGCCGCCACCGCGACAAGGTCGAGCGCGTCGCCGCCGATATCGCCGCTGCCGGCGGCAAGGCGCATGTCGCCGAAGTCGACGCCACCGACAAGGCCGCCATCGAACAGCACCTGGCCGATCTTGTCGCCCAGAGAGGCCAACTCGACATCAGCTTCAATGCCATCAGTGTCTTCGGACACCTACAGGGTACGCCGATGGTCGAGATGACCGAGGAAAACTTCTCCCTCCCGCCCCTCACCGCCATCAAGACGAACTTCCTCACCACCACCGCTGCCGCACACCACATGATCGAGCGTCGCTCGGGCGTCATCCTCGCCATGTCCTCGACCGCTGCCGGCCTCTCCGGACGCGACCGCGTCTTTCACACCACCGGCGGCTTCGCCGTGGCCTGCACCGCTGTCGAGGCGTTGAGCCGCACGCTGGCCGGCGAGGTCGGCAAACACAACATCCGCGTCATCTGCCTGCGCTCGGACGCCCTGCCCGAAACCTGGCCGCTCGAAGGCCGCCCGCCCGAGATTGCCGAGGTCGAGAAATACATGAACGCCGGTACCGCCCGCGGCCTGCTGCCCCGGCTCTCCGAGATCGCCGATGCGGCAAGCTTCGCCGCCTCGTCTCGCGCCGCCGCCATGACCGGCACGATCCTCAACCTCACCTGCGGTTCGGTAATGGATTCGAACTAG
- a CDS encoding MFS transporter yields MSPTNQAGRLTPELRTTGFYFTLFMANGAAVIALPLWLNAMGISPGEIGIINAVPMLLMLLVNIVVGRIADRAKDWRSVIVIGSLVAGVIPVGLFFVNEFWGILLVWTLAALPNSAVNPVVDAATMRMTRRRGTDYGTIRAWGTVGYMVINASTGFAIAAFGTAAFVPIFVALSLLRASTALGLPQFRSPEQQATLAESVPVAGKARELLKPWFVLPIFGFAMVFGTHFILNAFAALLWMEQGIPEWVIGPLVALGAFAEASMMFAWKHFSTRFSARHLILLAALVAAARWVAMAFSPPIWLLIPLQLTHAVTFSLGFLASVHFITNWTSEDIAAEAQSYFVVLQQSMSVVALIGFGWLVGLMGPHAYLVAALFALAGGGCVWLSLRMMAPKAQAA; encoded by the coding sequence ATGTCCCCCACGAACCAGGCCGGGCGCCTTACGCCCGAGCTGCGCACGACCGGCTTTTACTTCACCCTGTTCATGGCCAATGGCGCCGCGGTGATCGCGCTGCCGCTCTGGCTCAATGCCATGGGGATATCGCCGGGCGAGATCGGCATCATCAATGCGGTGCCGATGCTGCTGATGCTGCTGGTCAACATCGTGGTGGGGCGGATCGCCGACCGGGCGAAGGACTGGCGGTCGGTCATCGTCATCGGCTCGCTCGTCGCCGGGGTGATCCCGGTGGGGCTGTTCTTCGTCAACGAGTTCTGGGGCATCCTGCTGGTCTGGACGCTGGCGGCGCTGCCGAACTCGGCGGTGAACCCGGTGGTGGACGCGGCGACGATGCGCATGACCCGGCGCCGGGGCACGGATTATGGCACCATACGCGCCTGGGGCACGGTGGGCTACATGGTGATCAACGCCTCGACCGGCTTTGCTATCGCGGCTTTCGGCACGGCGGCGTTCGTGCCGATCTTCGTGGCGCTGTCGCTGCTGCGCGCGTCGACGGCGCTGGGGCTGCCGCAGTTCCGCTCGCCAGAGCAGCAGGCGACGCTGGCCGAGAGCGTGCCGGTGGCGGGCAAGGCGCGGGAACTGCTCAAGCCGTGGTTCGTGCTGCCGATCTTCGGGTTCGCCATGGTCTTCGGCACGCACTTCATCCTCAACGCCTTCGCGGCCCTGCTCTGGATGGAGCAGGGGATACCCGAATGGGTGATCGGGCCACTGGTGGCGCTGGGCGCCTTTGCCGAGGCTTCGATGATGTTCGCCTGGAAGCACTTCTCCACTCGCTTCTCGGCGCGGCACCTGATCCTGCTGGCGGCGCTGGTGGCCGCGGCGCGCTGGGTGGCGATGGCGTTCTCGCCGCCGATCTGGCTGCTGATCCCGTTGCAGCTGACTCATGCGGTGACCTTCTCGCTGGGGTTCCTGGCCTCGGTGCATTTCATCACCAACTGGACCAGCGAGGATATCGCGGCAGAGGCGCAGAGCTATTTCGTGGTGCTGCAGCAATCCATGTCGGTGGTGGCGCTGATCGGGTTCGGCTGGCTGGTCGGGCTGATGGGACCGCACGCCTATCTGGTGGCGGCACTCTTCGCGCTGGCGGGCGGCGGGTGCGTGTGGCTGTCGCTGCGGATGATGGCGCCGAAGGCACAAGCCGCGTGA
- a CDS encoding alpha/beta hydrolase, translating into MASLIQRFRAKLSTPGLLLGTLLFAVSLTPSLLPRDFVLQGILSGTSFAIGYGLGAWGGWLWEYMELQLPPGRVSRAIKIAAALLCILVALVSLYLNTGWQNSVRKVMDMPPLESAHPINVALVAIAPALILIAIGSLIAYGISLVSRWLRRFVPQRVAFVLSVLVVGVFTAYLFNGLLLRNALRAADNFFERLDTLQGQMNPTPAPTDPLFSGSSASLVAWDTIGRDGRVYVETGPSKEKIEEVIGRPAMQPLRVYVGMRSAPTLEQRAQMALDELKRVGGFSRSVLVVIMPVGTGWVDPPGIDSLEYLQAGDVASVALQYSYLTSPLSFLIEPTYGTDAAQALFKAVYSYWTTLPRDSRPRLYLHGLSLGALSSQGATELYDVLGDPYQGALWAGPPFSSPTWGWATANRQPDSPEWLPRFRNGSSIRFNNQTNAVAKADAEWGPMRIVFLQYASDPVVFFSYDALYRRPAWLEGERGPDVSPDLTWYPVVTFLQLGLDMALSQTSPIGHGHVYAARDYIDSWVAVVDPPGWDTARLDALKEALEPTDAAPRQP; encoded by the coding sequence GTGGCAAGCCTGATCCAACGCTTTCGCGCCAAGCTATCCACGCCCGGGCTCCTCCTCGGCACCCTGCTTTTCGCCGTCTCGCTCACCCCCTCGCTCCTGCCGCGCGATTTCGTGCTGCAGGGCATCCTCTCGGGCACGTCCTTCGCCATCGGCTATGGCCTGGGCGCCTGGGGCGGCTGGCTCTGGGAATACATGGAGCTGCAACTGCCTCCCGGCCGCGTTTCGCGGGCCATCAAGATCGCGGCGGCCCTGCTCTGCATCCTCGTGGCGCTGGTCTCGCTCTACCTCAATACCGGCTGGCAGAATTCGGTGCGCAAGGTCATGGACATGCCCCCGCTCGAATCCGCCCACCCCATCAACGTGGCGCTGGTAGCCATCGCCCCGGCGCTCATCCTCATCGCCATCGGCTCGCTCATCGCCTACGGCATTTCGCTGGTCTCGCGCTGGCTGCGCCGCTTCGTGCCGCAGCGTGTCGCCTTCGTGCTCAGCGTCCTCGTGGTCGGCGTCTTCACCGCCTATCTCTTCAACGGCCTGTTGCTGCGCAACGCCCTGCGCGCCGCTGACAATTTCTTCGAGCGCCTGGACACCCTCCAGGGCCAGATGAACCCGACGCCCGCCCCCACCGATCCACTCTTCTCCGGCAGCAGCGCTTCGCTCGTCGCCTGGGACACGATAGGGCGCGACGGGCGCGTCTATGTCGAAACCGGCCCCAGCAAGGAAAAGATCGAGGAAGTCATCGGCCGCCCCGCCATGCAGCCGCTCCGCGTCTATGTCGGCATGCGCTCGGCCCCCACGCTCGAACAGCGCGCGCAGATGGCACTCGATGAGCTCAAGCGCGTCGGCGGCTTCAGCCGCTCGGTGCTGGTCGTCATCATGCCTGTCGGCACCGGCTGGGTGGATCCGCCTGGCATCGACTCGCTCGAATATCTGCAGGCCGGCGACGTCGCCAGCGTTGCTTTGCAATATTCCTACCTCACCAGCCCCCTCTCGTTCCTCATCGAACCCACCTACGGCACTGATGCGGCTCAGGCGCTCTTCAAGGCCGTCTACAGCTATTGGACCACCCTGCCGCGCGACAGCCGCCCGCGCCTCTACCTCCACGGCCTGAGCCTGGGCGCCCTCTCCTCGCAGGGCGCCACCGAGCTCTATGACGTGCTCGGCGATCCCTACCAGGGCGCGCTCTGGGCTGGCCCGCCCTTCTCCAGCCCCACCTGGGGCTGGGCCACGGCCAACCGTCAGCCCGATTCCCCCGAATGGCTTCCGCGCTTCCGCAACGGCTCCAGCATACGCTTCAACAACCAGACCAATGCCGTCGCCAAGGCCGATGCCGAATGGGGCCCGATGCGCATCGTGTTCCTGCAATATGCCAGCGACCCGGTGGTGTTCTTCTCCTACGACGCCCTCTATCGCCGCCCCGCCTGGCTGGAAGGCGAGCGCGGGCCTGATGTCTCGCCGGACCTCACCTGGTACCCGGTCGTGACCTTCCTCCAGCTCGGCCTCGACATGGCCCTGTCCCAGACCTCGCCGATCGGTCATGGCCACGTCTATGCCGCACGCGACTACATCGATTCCTGGGTCGCCGTCGTCGATCCGCCCGGCTGGGACACGGCGCGCCTCGATGCCCTCAAGGAGGCCCTCGAACCGACCGACGCCGCCCCGCGCCAGCCCTAG
- a CDS encoding VOC family protein, with amino-acid sequence MTNPLRGLSTIRYQAADHEAAKRWYTELLGAAPYFDRPGYCEFRIGDYQAELGLLDAKYAGTLGSGPTATTPGGAVTYWHVDDLPATIDRFLALGATLHEPIREFGEGFVGAAVLDPFGNIVGLMYNKHYLEVLAK; translated from the coding sequence ATGACCAATCCCCTTCGCGGCCTTTCCACCATCCGCTACCAGGCTGCCGATCATGAGGCCGCCAAGCGCTGGTACACCGAGCTCCTGGGCGCGGCGCCCTATTTCGATCGCCCCGGCTATTGCGAGTTCCGCATCGGCGATTACCAGGCCGAACTTGGCCTGCTCGATGCCAAATATGCCGGCACGCTCGGCTCCGGCCCCACGGCCACCACGCCCGGCGGCGCCGTCACCTACTGGCACGTCGATGATCTTCCCGCGACCATCGACCGCTTCCTCGCTCTGGGCGCCACGCTCCACGAGCCGATCCGCGAATTCGGCGAGGGTTTCGTTGGCGCCGCCGTGCTCGATCCGTTCGGCAACATCGTGGGCCTGATGTATAACAAGCACTATCTCGAGGTCCTCGCCAAATGA
- a CDS encoding GGDEF domain-containing protein, translating into MLLALIQPILLFIFAAAIGGLWAWRRQNLQLAFMAIGFALFGLGLVIQITEIPAGLVPNAIASALAYGSGVTVFAIGVLTRAGLPELGFAPAFVGAVMVVGIWYFAAVDYNLMARVYILNFGLGLVLLAGAWLARSLRHGTATDRILFWLVVGLGLHFFPRTILTAGSIVSDGPGEFGQTLFWRTATFASAILGLVMGIGIIVLTMADVIASTQKERDTDPLTGLANRRGLEAEARRLMADPAFEPISLIVCDLDNFKSVNDRFGHAAGDEVLRIFADTLRENTRGHDLLARQGGEEFVALLPRFPAEQALAFAERLRLAVAAHSFDEAAAGLSVTCSLGVVQIRKGETLEAALARADELLYAAKHNGRNRTYAERIGPVGRKSKSPGRA; encoded by the coding sequence ATGCTGCTCGCCCTGATCCAGCCCATCCTGCTCTTCATCTTTGCCGCCGCCATCGGCGGCCTCTGGGCGTGGCGCCGGCAGAACTTGCAGCTCGCGTTCATGGCCATCGGCTTTGCCCTTTTCGGGCTCGGCCTCGTCATCCAGATTACCGAGATCCCCGCTGGCCTCGTGCCCAACGCCATCGCCTCGGCCCTCGCCTATGGCAGCGGCGTCACCGTTTTCGCCATCGGCGTTCTCACCCGCGCCGGCTTGCCCGAGCTCGGCTTCGCCCCGGCGTTTGTCGGCGCCGTGATGGTCGTCGGCATCTGGTATTTCGCCGCCGTCGACTACAACCTGATGGCCCGCGTCTACATCCTCAATTTCGGCCTGGGCCTCGTCCTGCTGGCCGGCGCCTGGCTCGCCCGTTCCCTGCGCCACGGCACCGCGACCGACCGCATCCTCTTCTGGCTCGTCGTCGGCCTCGGCCTGCACTTCTTCCCGCGCACCATCCTCACGGCCGGCAGCATCGTCAGCGACGGTCCAGGGGAATTCGGCCAGACGCTCTTCTGGCGCACCGCCACCTTCGCCTCGGCTATTCTCGGCCTCGTCATGGGCATCGGCATCATCGTCCTCACCATGGCCGACGTCATCGCCTCCACCCAGAAGGAGCGCGATACCGATCCCCTCACCGGCCTCGCCAATCGCCGCGGCCTCGAAGCCGAGGCGCGCCGGCTGATGGCCGATCCCGCCTTCGAGCCGATCTCCCTCATCGTCTGCGATCTCGATAACTTCAAATCGGTCAACGACCGCTTCGGTCACGCGGCCGGCGACGAAGTGCTGCGCATCTTCGCCGATACCCTGCGCGAAAACACCCGCGGCCATGATCTCCTCGCCCGCCAGGGCGGCGAGGAATTCGTCGCCCTCCTGCCCCGCTTCCCGGCCGAGCAGGCCCTGGCCTTTGCCGAGCGCCTGCGGCTCGCCGTTGCCGCCCACAGCTTCGATGAGGCCGCGGCGGGCCTTTCGGTCACCTGCAGCCTGGGCGTCGTTCAGATCAGAAAGGGTGAAACTCTGGAAGCGGCTCTCGCCCGCGCCGACGAGCTGCTCTACGCCGCCAAGCACAATGGCCGCAACCGCACCTATGCCGAGCGCATCGGGCCGGTAGGCCGCAAGAGCAAGTCGCCCGGCCGCGCCTAG
- a CDS encoding UDP-2,3-diacylglucosamine diphosphatase — MAETREVRRVRALFISDVHLGMRPTRVGQLIEFLRFHDADTIYLVGDILDGWRLAKSWHWPNEYNVLTQILLDKAAAGTKVIYLPGNHDEFLREYLGTYFGEVEFVDRTVHTTAQGKTYLVIHGDQFDVVVRHAKWLAYVGDWAYRFALRVNIVINWVRRRLGLTYWSLSAWAKHKVKNAVSVIGRFEEALSLEARQSGVDGVICGHIHYADMHDRLGIHYINTGDWVESCTAIVENPDGAFELIKWTGVQEGRRFRRRKEAT, encoded by the coding sequence ATGGCTGAGACCCGAGAGGTGAGGCGCGTTCGAGCGCTGTTCATATCCGACGTGCACCTCGGCATGCGCCCGACCCGCGTGGGTCAGCTCATCGAGTTTTTGCGCTTCCACGACGCGGACACGATCTATCTCGTGGGCGATATCCTGGACGGATGGCGGCTGGCCAAGTCCTGGCATTGGCCGAACGAGTACAATGTCCTGACGCAGATCCTCCTCGACAAAGCGGCCGCCGGTACCAAGGTGATCTACCTGCCGGGCAACCATGACGAGTTCCTGCGGGAATATCTGGGCACCTATTTCGGCGAGGTCGAGTTCGTCGATCGCACCGTGCACACGACGGCGCAGGGCAAGACCTACCTCGTCATCCACGGCGACCAGTTCGACGTGGTGGTGCGCCATGCCAAATGGCTCGCTTATGTGGGTGACTGGGCCTATCGCTTCGCGCTGCGGGTCAACATCGTCATCAACTGGGTGCGGCGCCGGCTGGGACTGACCTATTGGTCGCTTTCGGCCTGGGCCAAGCACAAGGTGAAGAACGCGGTGTCGGTGATCGGCCGGTTCGAGGAGGCGCTCTCGCTCGAGGCGCGGCAATCGGGCGTCGACGGCGTGATCTGCGGGCACATTCATTATGCCGACATGCACGACAGGTTAGGTATCCACTACATCAATACCGGTGACTGGGTCGAAAGCTGTACGGCGATCGTCGAAAACCCCGACGGGGCATTCGAACTGATCAAGTGGACAGGCGTCCAGGAGGGCCGGCGGTTCCGGAGGCGCAAAGAAGCGACATGA